The following nucleotide sequence is from Juglans microcarpa x Juglans regia isolate MS1-56 chromosome 6D, Jm3101_v1.0, whole genome shotgun sequence.
tgatataagataagatattttcTGAAGACAAACAAGACCTTAATGGATTAGCCGAATGCTAAAAAATAGATGTTGAGAGCTATTAGGATAAAATTCagcccacattgaattaactaaattttaaataattaaaatttaattacagTGACTTccaaaattatttccaaacttAAAGGTGAATTATTTCCAAACTTAAAGGTGATTGTAGATacatcaaatttatattttatttttattttttctctttctttctttgtcacAACTACCACTTCTCTCTCAATAAGCCATAAAGTTCTTCCCCAATATAGAGCTGCAACATTACGGTtttaagaatatgataaaataaaataaaataatatttaaaatttttttaattattaattaatcattactatataataaataaataaataattcaatgtaaaaatttaatgtgaatagttaaaactaaatttatcttatattattttattattatataatgaaaaaataactattctaatgtgaaaatttatgtgaatgaaatagttaaaaattaaattcatcttatattcatCAAAAGTGTcatttaactttaactaatccATAGAGGATGATTTTAGCATGGCTTTGCTCTAGCCTTGGTTAACCAACTGGGTTGGGTACTTTTTGACCCAGATTTATCAATCGGATCCGGACCGAATGTTCAACGCCTTCTCTCTCTGAAAACTCTGAAACATCTGGCGGAGAGCCTCTCCCTGAGTAGCCATGTGTAACACAGATGATAAATAAGGAAATAATAGCAAGAGAAATGGAAAGGTGATAGCTTTCTTCGAGGGAAAGacagaagagaaagaaataggattttttttattaactttcaGATGCCACTACAAGTTCCAGGAATTTCCATAAAAGGACCCTACTGTTGGGCCATGCAAGGCCCTATTACATACGGACTCAACATTCAAACTACTAATAATATCAAACGACTCTGGCTTACGGCCCACTTAAACAACCCATGAACtcttaaataaacaacagaCCTTTAATACACCAATCTACCCAGACCCaacataaaaggaaaaggcCCAGGGCCCATGACCCACGCCGTGCACCCTCCAGACTTGCCTCACTTCACTCGAACATTACATTGCACTTTCTTTGTACTTCGgtttctccttaccttgcttgctGCCGCCGTCTCCACCTGCTCCTCCTCCTTACTAGCCGGCGGTTGTTACACCATGAACCGAGCAAAGGCAACCCTTACATCACTCAGACTCGTCAACTCGTTCTTCTCCACTCGGCGTCCCGCAACTCGACTTCTCGCCAGCCAGGTGAATCAGTTTTATGCCTCTCTTTCACATCGATCTTTTCACACTTCGTACTTCCTAAGTAACCATCAAAAGCTGTTCTTCTCGTCGAAACCAAGTTCGGTGGTGGAACTCCTTCTGTCCAACGATTGGTCCGACGAGTTAGAGCTTGACTTAAAAAAATCCTACCCTTCACTGACCCACGAAACAGTTATTTACATTTTGAAGAAACTCGATAAAGACCCAGAAAAGGCCTCCGATTTTTTCAACTGGGTCTGTGAGAAAGCTGGTTTTAGACCCAGTTCTTCGGTGTATAGCTTAATGCTTAGGATTTTGGTTAACAAAGAGTCAATGAAGCAGTTTTGGGTCACgctgagaaaaatgaaagaggaaGGGTTTTATGTTGATGAGGAAACATATTTGACACTTTTGGGGCAGTTTAAGAAGGGGAAGATGGCTAGCGATGTCACGGCGTTGAAACACTTCTACAGTCGGATGCTTGTAGAGAATGCGATGGAGAATGTTGTGAAGAAGGTGGTTGATATTGTTTTGGAGTCAGAGTCGACAGATGAGGTTGAACATGAATTAGAGGAGCTCAAAATCGTGTTATCGGATAATTTTGTGATCCGGGTATTGAAAGAACTTCGAAATTACCCCTCGAAggctttgaaatttttttattgggttgGCCGTTGTAGTGGTTATGGACACAATGCGGTGACTTATAATGCGATTGCTAGGGTTCTTGGTAGGGATGATTCAATTGAGCTGTTTTGGAGCGTTGTTGAGGAGATTAAGAGTGCGGGTTATGAGATGGATATTgacacatatataaaaatatcaaggCAATTTCAGAAGTACAAGATGATGGAGGACGCGGTGAAGCTTTATGAATTTATGATGGATAGCCCATTTAAGCCATCAGTTCAGGACTGTAGCATGCTTTTGAGGACCATATCAGCCGGTGATAACCCGAATCTGGATTTGGTGTTTAGAGTTGCAAAGAAATATGAGTCAATGGGTCATACTCTCTCTAAGGCAGTCTATGATGGGATTCATAGGTCGTTGACAAGTGCAGGGAGGTTTGATGAGGCAGAGAATATCATGAAGGTTATGAGAAACGCAGGGTATCAGCCTGATAATATCACATACAGCCAAGTGGTTTTTGGACTTTGTAAGATGAGGAGGCTTGAAGAGGCTTGTAAGGTGCTGGATGAGATGGAAGAACAAGGATGCCTTCCCGATATTAAGACTTGGACTATTTTGATTCAAGGGCATTGTGCAGCTAATGAACTTGAAAAGGCACTGATGTGTTTGGCAAAGATGATAGAGAAGAACTGTGATGTTGATGCTGATCTGCTGGATGTCTTAATTAATGGTTTCCTTAGTCAGAGGAGAGTAGATGGTGCATACAAATTGCTTGTGGAGATGGTGAATAAGGATCGCTTAAGACCTTGGCAAGCTACctataaaaatatgattgaaaAGCTTTTAGGCGTAGGGAAACTTGAAGAAGCACTGAATTTGCTTCGTTTAATGAAGAAGCAAAATCACCCACCTTTCCCAGAACCCTTTGTCCAATATATTGCGAAGTTTGGGACTGTGGAGGATGCTGCAGACTTTTTTAAGGCATTAAGTGTAAAAGAATATCCATCCTCTTCTGCTTACCTTCATGTTTTCAAATCGTTCTTTAAAGAAGGTAGGCATTCTGAGGCCAAAGATCTGCTTTTCAAGTGCCCTCATCATATTCGTAAGCATAGTGAAATTGGCAAACTTTTTGGTTCAACAGGGAATGACAATGCTGCTTCATGACCAATGTATAATCAAATTTGTTCAATACATCGGATGATGTTATATCTTCTTATTCGTACTCGCAGCAGAAAACCACTGCCTCAGAATTAAATGGAAGTTTTCTGGAATAATTTTGTTACTGAAATCTCTTCTGTAGTTGTGAGGTTTTGGTCGGTGTTCAAcattgtgtatcatgtggtgtaaaTGGTCGGAAAGAAATGAgtgatgctttgaagatagggagtgCACAATGGCGGAgctttagaatttttttatccaCACTCTAATGCTTTGGTTTTCGGCCATTGTATTTGATGGAaacaatgttcatgattttttgtcttcaatctagaatgtatttaggtgttcttttgtatactttttgtGTACATGAGCTATgcttatttcattcatatcaatataatttactTCTTacgtatataaaaaaaaaaaaggttctggTCGGTGTTCAAACTGTTACAATGGGAAGTAAAAGAGTACTGCTTGAACTCTTCTCTGGGTTTGCCTAAAATAATGATAAGCATTAGCGCGCATGTTCTTTGGTTATGCTGATATATGTACATGGTTATCCAATATCTGATCCTTAAGCATTCAGATTTTGTGCGGTGCATCGCCAAATACTTGTGATGCTCGTTATCGTGCATCCATTCTTGTGCTCGCTATGCATGGTGGCTCTGCAAATGGACTAACTAGTTCATGATGCGTGTCTAGTGGTTAGTctaaatgcttcatttattgATGTCCACAATGTCTTCATCTACTGTACATTATTGAGGCTAGAGAGAGGCATATATCTATTGAATTTAATTTGTCAAACATGCCGTGATGCTATCATATAATCAAATCTGAGATTAGGAAAACTAGTTTTAATTGAGGTTCTCAAGATGTTTTAGTTCAAATATTTGCATATAATCAAATCTGAGATTTTTAGTTCAAATATCTCGGCACAGATGCATAAGAGTAAGTTGGATCCATTGCATTATTGCATATTCCTTTTCGTGGAGGAAGTTGAAACAAATGCAAGAATCCTCGTTGATATTCAATTTCTTGTGCCGAGATAGACTTGTTTCCCCAGATTTGGTGAGGGGAATATCAGTTAAAGGAGCTAATTACACAAGAATTATTTTTGTCCTGCATCTATACAGACCACTCCACTCCACTCCTCCAAGGCAAGTGGAAGAAAAATCTTGACGCAGCAATCAGCATTCCTTAGAATGGCTTTTGTTTCCTGGCGACGGGCCATCCAAATCACAGTACCAAATGAATGGGACACAATAAGTCTAAAATCCCCCACTTCGGATAATTGGAAGCCTCTCAATCGTTCAAGGTACTTCAGTCCATTACACATGCAAACTCTTCACATATACATTTGGCATTTGAGACCTTCCATCAATATTGAGTTACCGTTACTTTTATCATGACCACCACAAATGGAGGCCAAAATAGAAACTAGATGTTGTGGATTTAATTATACTTTCACTTAGTATTAAATACATCTTTTACATGGAGTTAAATTTCATTGAATCATTCATGTAGCTCGGAAAGTTCCCTTCTTGCTGTATCTATCATTGTACACAAGAACTTGCCAGGGTCACAATGGTAGGGATTGGAAAGCGCGGCATGTGCCAAAAATGGAAGCTTTCTTAAAGATCTTCCGCTCAAACCCTGATAAAGAAAACAACAGGGGGAGGATCATTCTGCTTCTTTGATAGTTAAAGAACGATTCCAAGCTCAGTAGGCATTCAGAAATGTTTTCTCTCACCTCACAAGCTCCTGCAGCTTCAAGCAACTGTTTACATAGGCGGAATGGGACTGAACCTCCTGCGTCTCAGGCATGTTCAACTTTTCTTTCATGGTGGCGTAATTTGGGAGAATAAGCTGGTCACACTCCTACAAAATTCAGTGTTTGTTAGTCATGATACTTAATTTCCAACAAATGCACACCGCCCCTTGGTTAAGGAAGACGTGATGGGTGACTGAAAAATCGTTACTTGGACAAGGTGAGAGAGGGAGTGTCTGCACCTGAAAACTCGACAAAATTGCCTTTCTCATAAGTTCCAGCAAGCAGGACCTTAAAATTTCGTAACGGGCTTGAAGTGTTGGAGGACCAACATATGCTTTGATATCAGCTCGATCAACAAATGCGATATCTGAAAT
It contains:
- the LOC121235637 gene encoding pentatricopeptide repeat-containing protein At3g48250, chloroplastic-like translates to MTHAVHPPDLPHFTRTLHCTFFVLRFLLTLLAAAVSTCSSSLLAGGCYTMNRAKATLTSLRLVNSFFSTRRPATRLLASQVNQFYASLSHRSFHTSYFLSNHQKLFFSSKPSSVVELLLSNDWSDELELDLKKSYPSLTHETVIYILKKLDKDPEKASDFFNWVCEKAGFRPSSSVYSLMLRILVNKESMKQFWVTLRKMKEEGFYVDEETYLTLLGQFKKGKMASDVTALKHFYSRMLVENAMENVVKKVVDIVLESESTDEVEHELEELKIVLSDNFVIRVLKELRNYPSKALKFFYWVGRCSGYGHNAVTYNAIARVLGRDDSIELFWSVVEEIKSAGYEMDIDTYIKISRQFQKYKMMEDAVKLYEFMMDSPFKPSVQDCSMLLRTISAGDNPNLDLVFRVAKKYESMGHTLSKAVYDGIHRSLTSAGRFDEAENIMKVMRNAGYQPDNITYSQVVFGLCKMRRLEEACKVLDEMEEQGCLPDIKTWTILIQGHCAANELEKALMCLAKMIEKNCDVDADLLDVLINGFLSQRRVDGAYKLLVEMVNKDRLRPWQATYKNMIEKLLGVGKLEEALNLLRLMKKQNHPPFPEPFVQYIAKFGTVEDAADFFKALSVKEYPSSSAYLHVFKSFFKEGRHSEAKDLLFKCPHHIRKHSEIGKLFGSTGNDNAAS